The window AACACGAGTGGGACCAATTTCTTACACATCATTATTTACTCGTGCACGAAAAGGCCAAATTTGCCGAGGACAGAAATACCAGCATAAGGTATGTTTATGCTGCTTAAATCACTGAGATCATCAGCGTGTTCAAACATAAAACAGAATTATCGCATATTTCCGCTTACTATAAAGAGACATTACGTAATGTAAAAAGTTTTCTAGTGAGTCATTGTTTGTTTTTCTGCTAGTATGCTTATAGTAAGTCGTGTTACTAGCTTGATCTTGTATATAATGGTGTGCTTGGATTCAACACAACGATTGTGCATTGATGACATGATGACCGACGTTTTCATTCATGACTGATCATTTCGTAAGAATTAATAATGGCCTTTGATTCCTCCAAAGAATTTTCGTTATTATAGTTGCCGTTGTTATTAAATGTTAGGTATTATGCACGAGTATAAACCCTGCCGGTTTTCTATCGGTCCAGGATACGTGCACATTGACCAACTACTCCATTATCCAACCGTGGGCATGTGGTgcctattaattatattattttttaaatatcaatgataataatgatatcgTCATTTTATACACGAGTTATGATGTAACCTACTCATTTATTAACAACATTATGCATAAGTACTTGTGGTAAATATTTCTATTACTGCCCGTTAATGTACTGAATCTATTAATAGGCAAGTTGCGTGACATACCTAATGACATTTTATATtagttatatgtatatataagtaATTTCAAGGCTATAAATATTAGGACTATGGTGCAGCATTGTAAGACGAtatgttaggtaggtactttaaaaacatgttaaaaaatattaaaacccgGACTATAACCAAGAAGATAGAAAgagttacccccttattcataaacgtttactaaagttgacaagccgataataatcgtttgtccctttccgacgtatcggtatgatggaatgggacaaacgattattatcggcttgtcaactttaataaacgtttatgaataagggggttagaaaaGTAATCAATTgtgatataagtaggtacttacccacTAAAAGGGGTCACTAACTAAAAGGGGCCTCCATTAATTACGTCTTTTGAGAATTTTATATGCCTGTTGCCCAGCTGGTGCGATGTTGTGAGATTTGTCTCTACCCTCTAActtcaaattttatattttgagtATAAATgcgtttatttattaaacaaaacataacataatttacttcattattttcattaagTAGGTAGTAGTAAAGACGACGGGGACCGAATCTTTAATATAtcaatacctactaataataattttaatatatagaAGAATTATGTCAGAATTTGGCATACTTTAGTCTAGAAACAAGTTCTCCTTTATATTAATCTGATTCCCTCATATTTTTGCATTACTTTTGCTCGAAAAAAAATACTTGATATTTTCCTTCCAACAGTTGGTTGGTTGTCGAAGTACGattaactattattatttattactttgtccAGGCAACTAGAACGTAAGGCTGTGAAACTTCTAGGCACAATGACGAAGTACTGGCCACAAATAGACATTGATGGTGTACTGAACATATGGATAGTGAAGCCTGGTGCGAAGTGCCGAGGCCGAGGCATCCAGCTCATGAACAATATCAAGGACATTATAGGCCTCATTAATATCCCGACAGCCCAGAAAAGTAGATACGTTGTGcagaaatatataggtaagataatGTTTTTCAAAGGCTTTTTAGCTTTTTACCTTACAGCTACTGTGTTTAGAGGTTTTCGTAAATGTTACAGGACGCCATGAAAATCATATTTACGACCTGGTGGAGTTAGAATTATTTTCACGTCAATAAGTAGGgtacattatataattttttaaagcttATTTATATGTCCTTTCAGAGAATCCACTGGTCGTCTATAACACCAAATTCGATATAAGGCAATGGTTCCTCATCACCTGCTGTCAACCTTTGACGATCTGGGTCTACAAGTAAGTAATTCAGCAATCGTTTAGATTTGCATCCACATCTAGAATTTGTACTAATTTGTTACGATTGGAATTCCGTGGAGAATTCTCTAACCTATAGAGTTCTAATGAAGCCTTTATTTCAGAGACAGTTACCTAAGGTTTAGCTCCCAAATATTCAGTTTATCAAACTACCACGAGTCCGTTCATCTCACTAATAACGCTGTTCAGTCCAAATACAAGAACAACGGCGAAAGAGACAAGGCCCTGCCAGACGAAAACATGTGGGATTGTCACTCTTTCAAAGCTTACTTGAGGTAAATACGAGAACGTTTTCACCATAGCCTATATATGCCAATTTATTGCGTTCAATATGCTTTTCTTTTGAAGACAGATTGGAAAACATGAGTTGTGGGATTCGAAAATATATCCAGGCATGAAGGAGTGTCTCATCGGAGCGATGCTGGCCTGCCAAGACTCGATGGACAAGAGGCAGAACAGCTTCGAGCTGTACGGAGCCGATTTTATGTTGACTGAAGACTTTACGCCGTGGCTTATAGAGATCAACTCTAGCCCTGACCTGGCGCCAACAACTTCGGTCACAGCGCGGCTATGCCCTCAATGTCTGGAAGATGTTATAAAaggttacattttattaaaaagtagcTTACAGACTTAAATGTAGACACAACTTCTACGTTTTTACCTAAACCTCCGGATGAAATAAAATCTTGCAATTTAAAAATCCACTTTCTGGATTCCGGTAGAGCCGAAATCTAGTTCGTTACCAGACTGATGTAAGGTTCAAAGATCTTTTGTGGACATTAGTTTTAACTCATTAGAGTCATCTTGATGagtttaagtaatttaaatgacTATCTATAACGAAAAGCGCAGTCAACGATGAAAGCTTCTATGAAAATGATGaatattctatatttttttCAGTCGTGCTAGATCGACGCAACAACCCTGAAGCTGATACGGGAACGTTTGAACTAGCGTATAGGCAGTTTATTCCCAAAGCGCCAGCATACCTTGGTTTGTCTCTTTGTATTAATGGCAAAAAACTATTGAAAAGTAAATTGAAACAACACAGGTATGAACAAAGAAGCACCATGCCAATCGTGCAGCGAATGCCATCTGATAACGCACTATTTAAGGAAGACAAACCGATTCCTCCTGAGTACAGCGGACCTATCATCACAGACTTCCTCTCCTGGCTAAATCCTTACGACGCACTGCCCACTAACAAGGATGGCCTCCTTCTTGCAGCCAAGGACTCTTTCACGGTACGCCAAGCTATCACTGTCGTTAAATCAGGTCTCGCGTTGAAAAACGGCGGGAAAAAACGTAACTCCTCAGCGATTTCTTCTAGGACGCACCGAGGAAGACGGGAAAAAAACTCAGAGAGTAAGCGACGCGTCGTGCCCCATTCATGCTGCCGGCCCGAGGACACGCAGTCCGCTAAGCACGTCGGCAAATACCGGACCGAGTCGGCCAGCAAACCCGAGAAGCCCAAGGTTGACAGGTCGGTCGGTAACAAGCGTTGCTACATAGATCCTATCGAATGGGAACGAGAAACGGCCAGTATTCTACGTTCAACCATATCCGTTCAGAACAAAATTGCTAATAGGTCTGAGAACATTGTGCCATTGCGACAATCTAAGTCTGGCATAATTAGCACGAATAATAGGTCGTTATTAGAACCCCTGAGCTCGCGGTCTTTCGCCATCGAGGCGGATCCGATTAAAAAACTTAGTGCGGTCGGTAGGAACATCTGTAAGCTGCGTGATGAAAATAGGAATAAGCAAAAAACTATAAAGTTTTCGGAGAGTTGCACCTCCATATACGCCCCTTACCGTGTAGTTGTGACTCCTCTAAACGACgagacacaaaataataaaaagaaaaaagagtaataataataatattgtatccGTATTCAAAACACTGccctattagttattctgtgacaCTGCCCTTTAGATTCAAGCATCCCgtatttaaactattttatcAAACTTCTTGGAAGAACTTTATATTtactataggtacattttatgtACAAAATTTGTGTGCTTTTTCCACTAATGTCTAAAAAATTTTTGCAATgcgttaaatatttatatacaattAGATATTaagtgtaagtattattttattcgtGATAATTGTTGGCAACTTCAAATTCTATTGTAAttaatgtattattaaaattatattttaaaattattctttCAGATGCTCTGCCTGAACCCCGGATCCCCATGCTACCTAATTCCTTCCTTGGTCAAGATTTTGAAAATTACACATTCCGGTACAATTTAGCGTGACAAGTATGACAACATACCTCATAGTCATAtgctaactacattttattgaacagtgtcataaaataaaagaaataaaaaaatgacatAATCTTTCAAATCTGTCACTACATATTATTTACATACTTCAAATAAACCGTCAAATAAATACGCACCTAACATGATAAATTAGaaaattaaatgtaaattacaaaaacaatacaaaatgtatcaattaataaataaaactccaACATCCATGTTAAAATGAGGTAAGAGTTACATTGGTGTTTTggacataggtaggtatatgtattaggtacatatatctatacctgtaaacgagcaattcttataatataaaattgcgtatatatttcggggatctctgaAACGGTTCtaatgatttcgatgaaattagcTATATAgtggttttcgggggcgaaaaatggATCTAGCTGGTCTTATCTGTGTAATAATAACCTATCTGGAATGATTCTAATCTAGCTTCTCTTTGAAAACTGACtagacataggtaggtactaattggTTGCCGTTTTCTTGTTTTTacattatagaaaaaaatatgagaaaaaactaaaaagagaTATGGTCAAAACTCATTTACCATGCCGTCACGTAAGAAAAAAGTCCTAAAAAAGGTAAGAATAAACACTAGAATTCAAATTTATTATTGTTATCGTTTTATTCGAtttaatagtagtttgtgttacaagggatcataatgatatatttccgtcaagggtcAAGGGTGTActttgaatcctgaatgaagcgatggattctaaagtagaatcctgagcgtaatgagggattcaagtgttaacgcccaagacgaaataattttgataccgtgtgacatatactgcttttcacatcaactatgaggaaattgttatgttccaaaatatgtattatttgaccaaaaatatagtatgcaagaaagaaaaaatcgtgtcctagaacagaaaagtacaactttaGTCACTAGAAAAGTGCCACtgtgatccctcctagcagggaagaaaaagccctttttcgaataggtgatgtgaaaagatttttttaaatcaatactTCCAATTAAATTagctatttaaaaataaaagtttgacgtCGTCATGTAGGTATGGATCAGAATGTTGGGCCCTAAAGGTGACGGATGAGAAGATATTGCATGCAGCGGAAATGAGAATGTTAAGATGGATGTGAGGTGTGACAAGAATGGATAGGATTAGGAATGAGTATACCCACCCACAGTAGAAGAAGTAAGAgcgaatcgcctagcgtggtatgggcatgttatgcggagggatgaaagtcatgtgacgagaaacgTGTGGAGGGAATTAACGAgagaggaaaaccgaggaaaaggtcgATGGCCTTCGTGAGaaataagggcccccccacatctggcgtctttcgagcgtcggcgtctgtcggcgtcggtccagcgctatggaaaatgacgtcgctgcgcagttgcgtcgacgctgcgtcgacgttgcgtcgacgtcggccatagaattgtagacgccgaccaaggcctgttcacttcctaagaaagttatgtccccaaataattgcgcatgtgtgcgcctgaagcttctatgtgtgcgttggcctccgagaaaaagttgcgagtaataaaaataaaaacatttttctacagcaacattgctcccaactctgatttaaattatcacgaattttatacataattaatcataaaacgggacttaaacgcttaaaacttaattacacgcgattaagttttataatgaatatttgcttccaactgtctttatcaatgttcataaaatatatggagggtaggtacgtctaccc is drawn from Cydia fagiglandana chromosome 4, ilCydFagi1.1, whole genome shotgun sequence and contains these coding sequences:
- the LOC134663505 gene encoding tubulin glycylase 3A-like isoform X2, giving the protein MAITMELEESVSDSKLHKDSTAKKELRPTSAVSLCKSENGPETSTSAEQLKQYRCWVSNERWQELKKLADIAMRDRKVFMIKGGGFPAVRRALLQRGWLEKYEPHKVRHPPINIDPKGASRQELSKVERLILYKFMEHHSVDFLWTTKRDKYDWLLSNKEVIISRFCRSLFTTKEGLTASLTQMHWYTEPGVALTKFPRCYNIHNPESLEEFIEDFRITACISILKWLSNSLQASGEGNLVTPNGKVPFSAIEFALNRLNEYIAFFTHKDIDEIEDQAQHVWEHEWDQFLTHHYLLVHEKAKFAEDRNTSIRQLERKAVKLLGTMTKYWPQIDIDGVLNIWIVKPGAKCRGRGIQLMNNIKDIIGLINIPTAQKSRYVVQKYIENPLVVYNTKFDIRQWFLITCCQPLTIWVYKDSYLRFSSQIFSLSNYHESVHLTNNAVQSKYKNNGERDKALPDENMWDCHSFKAYLRQIGKHELWDSKIYPGMKECLIGAMLACQDSMDKRQNSFELYGADFMLTEDFTPWLIEINSSPDLAPTTSVTARLCPQCLEDVIKVVLDRRNNPEADTGTFELAYRQFIPKAPAYLGLSLCINGKKLLKSKLKQHRYEQRSTMPIVQRMPSDNALFKEDKPIPPEYSGPIITDFLSWLNPYDALPTNKDGLLLAAKDSFTVRQAITVVKSGLALKNGGKKRNSSAISSRTHRGRREKNSESKRRVVPHSCCRPEDTQSAKHVGKYRTESASKPEKPKVDRSVGNKRCYIDPIEWERETASILRSTISVQNKIANRSENIVPLRQSKSGIISTNNRSLLEPLSSRSFAIEADPIKKLSAVGRNICKLRDENRNKQKTIKFSESCTSIYAPYRVVVTPLNDETQNNKKKKE
- the LOC134663505 gene encoding tubulin glycylase 3A-like isoform X1 yields the protein MYSSSDVTKVPGGDALRSLDDRIPDVSSLPRMAITMELEESVSDSKLHKDSTAKKELRPTSAVSLCKSENGPETSTSAEQLKQYRCWVSNERWQELKKLADIAMRDRKVFMIKGGGFPAVRRALLQRGWLEKYEPHKVRHPPINIDPKGASRQELSKVERLILYKFMEHHSVDFLWTTKRDKYDWLLSNKEVIISRFCRSLFTTKEGLTASLTQMHWYTEPGVALTKFPRCYNIHNPESLEEFIEDFRITACISILKWLSNSLQASGEGNLVTPNGKVPFSAIEFALNRLNEYIAFFTHKDIDEIEDQAQHVWEHEWDQFLTHHYLLVHEKAKFAEDRNTSIRQLERKAVKLLGTMTKYWPQIDIDGVLNIWIVKPGAKCRGRGIQLMNNIKDIIGLINIPTAQKSRYVVQKYIENPLVVYNTKFDIRQWFLITCCQPLTIWVYKDSYLRFSSQIFSLSNYHESVHLTNNAVQSKYKNNGERDKALPDENMWDCHSFKAYLRQIGKHELWDSKIYPGMKECLIGAMLACQDSMDKRQNSFELYGADFMLTEDFTPWLIEINSSPDLAPTTSVTARLCPQCLEDVIKVVLDRRNNPEADTGTFELAYRQFIPKAPAYLGLSLCINGKKLLKSKLKQHRYEQRSTMPIVQRMPSDNALFKEDKPIPPEYSGPIITDFLSWLNPYDALPTNKDGLLLAAKDSFTVRQAITVVKSGLALKNGGKKRNSSAISSRTHRGRREKNSESKRRVVPHSCCRPEDTQSAKHVGKYRTESASKPEKPKVDRSVGNKRCYIDPIEWERETASILRSTISVQNKIANRSENIVPLRQSKSGIISTNNRSLLEPLSSRSFAIEADPIKKLSAVGRNICKLRDENRNKQKTIKFSESCTSIYAPYRVVVTPLNDETQNNKKKKE